In the genome of Cyanobacteria bacterium FACHB-DQ100, the window TGGAGCCACGATCGAAGATAAAGTCCCATTTCTCACTCACGATGTTGTGAATATTTTGAATACCTTGATTGGTGCGATCGTCGCAATTGCGATCGGACTTGCGTTCTAAAATGGAGAACAAGTCTTCTAGGATGAACTTTGATCAAGCTCAATTTGAGGTGCGCTGTGAATGGGGTCAGCAGGGGGTTTTGCGGTTAGCGCCTATCAGTGATGTTGTCATTATTGTTGATGTTCTTTCGTTTTCGACTTGCATTGAGATTGCAAATCGTCGAGGCGCGATCGTGTTTCCGTATCAGTGGAAAGATGAATCTGCCAACGCATTTGCTCGATCCGTAGGGGCAGAAATTGCCGAAAAGCGTGGCAGTGGGAGGTACTCTTTATCTCCGACTTCGTTGCTTTTGATCGAGCCAGGAACTCGACTGGTGCTTCCCTCTCCAAATGGGTCTTCTTTAAGTCGTATCACAGGCACAACTCCGACTCTAACTGGGTGTTTGAGAAATCATCAAGCTGTTGCGATCGCGGCAATGCAATACGGACGAAGAATCGCGGTGATTCCAGCAGGAGAAACCTGGGAGAACGGTAGCCTGCGTCCTTCTTTCGAGGATTTGATCGGAGCGGGAGCGGTGATCAATGGTTTAAACGGCAGTCGATCACCAGAAGCGGAATTAGCAGTCGCGGCGTATGAAGGGGTCTTGCGATCGCTAAACCATCTGATCAAGCAATGTAGCTCCGGTCAAGAACTAATTCAGCGAGGTTTTGAACAAGATGTCGAGTTGGCAGCAGAGATCAATGTCAGCGATTGTGTTCCTACGTTGATGAATGGAGCATATACAAATTGCATAAATTAACTGATTGAATTTGCGTTAGGAGAGTTCTACAATCACGGGCGTATGATCGCTTGGTTGTTCAAGTTCGCGGGGAGCACGATCGATCACACAAGAAATCGCCCGCTCATAGAGATTCGGTGTCAGGTAATGATGATCAATCCGCCAGCCTGCATTGCGACGGAATCCCGCCGATCGATAATCCCACCAGCTATAGTGTCCACCTTCGGTTGTGAACTTCCGAAACGCATCGGAGAGTCCAAGATCTAAGACATGACGCAATGCTTCCCGCTCTAAATCAGTTGCCATCACTTGCTTCTCACGTCCTTTTGGGTTGTGAATATCAATATCTTCAAGCGCAATATTAAAGTCACCACACACCAGTAAAGATGGAGACTGCTGAAGTAAGGTCTGCAAATATTCGCGCAATACTTTCAACCAACGCAGCTTGTATTCATACTTCTCACTGCCCACGGCTGAACCATTCGGAACATAAAGATCAACAATTCGCACACCATTCAACACGGTACTAATCACCCGCTTTTGATCGTCCAAATCGCCGACAATTTCTGCCGGCAAAATTGCCCCAAACCCTAAATCCACTGCCTGAAGCGGCGATCGACTAATCAGCGCGACCCCGTTATAACTCTTCTGCCCAAACGCATAAGCGTGATACCCAACCGAGGCGATCGCTTCATGCGGAAATAATTCATCGACGACCTTTGTTTCCTGCACACACAGCAGATCGATCGGATTGTCGGTGAGCCACTGGGTTACATGAGCCAGACGAGTCCGAATCGAATTGACATTCCAGGTTGCAATCTTCATGAAGCTCGATCAAATCAAACGGATTCCATCTTCGCATTAAACGAGCGATCGTAACGCCGCTTCTACCTCGCGTGCCGACTGATAGCGATCGTTCGGATTTGGCTCTGTTAGTCGATACAGCACTTCAACCAACTCTGGCAACAGTCCCGGAATCAAATCGGGACTAAAGCGATAATCCTGCTGCCATTGGCGGTAGAACAAGTGCGGCGGCTGACCTGAAATCAAAAACGAGAGTGTGGTGCCGATCGCATATAAATCCGATAAAACGGTTGCTTGTCCAAATTTCTGCTCTGGAGCGAGATAAGTAGCAGCTAGCTTATCTAAACTTAGTCCGCGCACCCCGCCAAAATCAACCAGCGCTAACTGGTAAGAAGAAGTCGAATGCGATCGACAAATAATATTGGAGGGACGGATATCTTGATGGAGAACGGGCAGAGCTTGTGCGTGGAGATAATCCAGAATTTCACACACCTCGATCATCCAATCGACTGCTTGCTTGAGATCGACTTTGCCCCGCTCTAGAATGTGGTGAAAGAGCGTTCTTCCTGCGATCAGTTCTGTGACTAAAAACGGCTGCCCGTCCACGCGAAAAAAATCGCGCCAACGAGGAAGCCCAGGATGATTCAACGATCGCAGCAGCTTTGCCTGCCGCTCGAACAACGACAACGCCTCCGGATGATTCAGCCAACTCGAATGGAGCGTTTTGAGGAGAACGGCTTCGCCCGCATACTGACCTACGTAAGTCACACCCATTTTGCCTCGACTCAAAAGCTTGATCGAGTGATATTGTCCGATCGTGCAGGGATCTGGATTTGCCGATGCATAACTTGACTGGCTTGAGTCCATCGTCGTTTTTGAGGTTAAGCCAATCTTTGACGGTTGTAGCAATTGCGTCTTATCGTCTTCCCCGTGGTAAGCGACGGTATTGCTTACAGCTTGAGCCGGAATACGGGTGGACTCAGAGGCTCGTTTCAGCAGCGCGGGATCGGGACGACCCAAATGAATTTGCAAATTTGGGCCTGAACGTGCCAACCGAAAAATCATGCCATCGCGGATTGGCACTTGTGAAATTCTTTTGCCCTCGTAATACGTGCCGTTTGCGCCCAGGCTAACCAGTTCCCAAGACGAATTGACTCGTCGAATTTCCGCATGGTAGCGAGAAACAACGGCACTGTAGAGGACAACCTGATTATCTGTCGATCGACCCACCCGGACGGTTGAACCGTCATTAAATGTCCAGTGCTGAACGGGCGTTAGCCGATCGGGATGCAAGAGAGTTAGGGTAATCACATTCACGCCACAGAAGCTTGGACGAACAAGAAACGAAGAACGATTTAGATTCAGGAATTCAGTGATGCTTGAGGCTCAGGACAATACTGTACCCTGAAGCTCTACAACTGATGCAGAAATTATTCAGGTCGAGCCAGCAAAAGAGTTTGTGATTGCTCTCAAAATTCCCAGAAGTTCCCCGCTTGCTAACGCTGCTGCTGACTCAACTGCGCTCTATCAATCTATAGCGATGTAAATTCCAAGCTTTGTGCGATCGAGCGTGGCATGAGCGATCGGCGAACAATTTGATTCAACAATCTGATCCACGGATCAGCGAGGCATAAAGAGTAATTCGCGAGCGACTATACTGTACATTTGTGTGGATTTGAGCACACAGCATCAGTTATAGGGAGTAATGCAGATGGCATCCATTCGCGAGTTGCATCAACAACTCATCCGCAAAGAACGATCGGCAGTTGAAATTGTGCAGGAGTCGCTGAATCAGATTCAAGCGCTTGAACCGATGCTGCATAGTTTTTTGCAGGTGACGAGCGATCGCGCTTTGGAACACGCGAAGCAAATTGATGCCAAAATTGCTGCTGGCGAGGAAATTGGATTGCTGGCAGGAATTCCGATTGGCATTAAAGATAATCTCTGTACAAAAGGCGTTCCGACCACTTGCGCCTCTAAGATTCTGCAAAATTTCGTGCCGCCGTATGAATCGAGCGTGACGCAGAAGCTGATCGATGCGGGTGCTGTGATGGTTGGGAAAACCAATCTCGATGAGTTTGCGATGGGCGGCTCGACCGAAACTTCAGCTTATGCAAAAACCGCGAACCCTTGGGATACGTCACGAGTTCCGGGCGGATCGTCGGGGGGATCGGCAGCGGCAGTTGCCGGAGGAGAATGTCCGATCGCGCTTGGCTCCGACACAGGTGGCTCGATTCGGCAACCTGCCTCGTTTTGCGGCATTGTGGGATTGAAGCCGACCTATGGCTTGGTGTCGCGCTATGGTTTGGTGGCGTTTGCGTCGTCGCTGGATCAGATTGGCCCATTTGCGCGATCGGTGGAAGATGCGGCGATTTTGCTGAATGCGATCGCGGGATACGATCCGCGAGATTCCACGAGCCTGAAAGTTGATGTTCCGGATTACACGCAGTTTCTGACTTCAGACCTGAAAGGTAAGCGGGTCGGGGTGATTAAAGAAACGTTTGGAGAAGGACTTGATCCAGAAGTTGAAAAAGCGGTGAATGGCGCGATCGATCAACTCAAAGCATTGGGCGCAGAAGTGAAAGAAATCTCCTGTCCTCGATTCCGTTACGGGATTGCAGCGTACTACATCATTGCACCGTCGGAAGCCTCCGCAAATTTGGCGCGATACGACGGGGTGAAGTATGGAGCGCGGATCGAAGAGGCTGAAAACTTGATGGAGATGTACACGCGGACACGATCGGAAGGATTCGGAGCAGAAGTCAAACGCCGAATTATGATCGGAACCTACGCGCTGTCTGCCGGATATTACGATGCGTATTATCTACAGGCGCAAAAAGTGAGAACGCTAATCAAACAAGATTTTGAGGCAGCGTTTGAGCAAGTCGATGTGCTAGTTTCACCGACTGCACCGACCACTGCATTTAAGCTAGGGGATAAATCTCAAGATCCACTCAGTATGTACCTGATCGATTTGATGACGATTCCGGTGAATCTAGCAGGACTGCCGGGAATGAGTGTGCCTTGTGGATTTGATTCGCAGGGTTTACCGATCGGTCTGCAAATTGTTGGGAATGTCTTGCGTGAAGATCAGGTGTTTCAGGTGGCATCGGCGTATGAGCGATCGACCGATTGGCATACGCGAATTCCTAAACTTTGAGGGACTAGATCATCGTATGAGTATCAGCAACGGTACTCATACAAAAATCAACACTCAAACAAAAATCAATCCAAACAAAACCCCGTATTCCGGTTTGGATAGGACGGGGCAAAAGACGCAGTTAGGAGGTATCTGCTATTCACACTATCGAAGGAAATACTAACTTAGCGCGATCTTAAGATGTTCTTAACGTCTAGATTGGGGAGTGGGTCGCTGACTCCCCGAAATGAACCCGGTTTTCCACTAGCGACTCCAAACGCATCACGCGGCGGCTTGAAAAAACTACAGACGATTTCTGCGGTTCCATCTTGTTCAAATAGCTCCAGAACTTTGTTCGGTTGAATCGCAATTCTCTTACGGCAGTCGTATACCTGCATTGGCTTTACTTCACCATCGACTCGCACTTTGGCACGATACTCCCAATAGTTCTTTGCGCTGCGTTTGATGGTCACAATACAAATTTCGTGGTTGTCTAAGGTTCGACAAGGTGCTGCCTGCACCGGTAATGTCACATTAATGAACAGAATAATCAGAATTAAAAGTCGCATTTCAGCCGCTAGCTAATTTGTGTGCATGTCGTGTTGTTTCTGGTAATCGATATTTTGTGGTGCAACCCATCACATAAGCGATCGCTGTTTCTAAACTAATCCGATGTCCAGAAGAAATATAAAGCGGATTGGTGCCGATGCGAGTTCGCAGAACGGCTCCGATCGTGTCGCCTTTATGTAGCAGTGGCACCCATTTACCGCGTTGGTTTGGCACTTCTGCATAAGTTCCGACTAATCGGGATTTTGCAACCCCGACCGCAGGTAAATTCGTCAACACTCCCAAATGACAGGCGATGCCAAATCGTCTTGGATGCGCCAATCCTTGACCATCACACAGCAACAAATCGGGAGTGGTTTGAAGTTGCTCCAGCGCATCTAGCACCGCAGGCACTTCTCGAAACGAGAGAAACCCCGGAATGTAGGGGAAGGTTGTCGGACGACGAGCGATCGCGCTTTCATGAAGCTTTAACTCTGGATAAGACAACACCGCGACAGCCGCTCGCGTGACGGTGCCCTCGCTCTCGAATCCCACATCGATCCCCGCAACAAACTGAACCACACCAAACTGATCTTGGGTGATGACTTCTTGACGAAGTTCCTGTTGGATTGGGATGGCTGCTTCTGCCGTCAGCGCCCACTCATGTCGTGGTTCAATTTTCATGACTGCTTCGTGTATGATTTTGTCGATCGACCTACAATGCACTATTATCTCTTTCCAGGGCTGCGATGCTAGGACGACTTCTCGATGGACGATACAGAATTATTCAGGCTCTAGGTTCGGGCGGCTTTGGGCAGACGTACATCGCAGAAGATACCCGTCGTCCCGGAAATCCGCGCTGTGTGCTGAAGCATTTGAGCTTTTCGAGCTACGATGAAGCGATTTTGCGGCAGGTGCGCCGCATGTTTTACGCTGAGGCGGATACGCTGGAAAAATTAGGCAAGCACGACCAAATTCCGCAACTGCTGGCGTATTTTGAACAAGACCACGAGTTTTATCTGGTGCAAGAATTCATTCAGGGGCATCCCCTGAGCGATGAAATTACTGGCGGTCACCGACTTTCAGAAGCTCAAGTGATTGAACTACTCGAAGATGTCACGCGAGTTCTTGATTTTGTGCATCAACAGGGTGTGATTCATCGCGATCTCAAACCTGAAAACCTGATTCGCCGCGATCGCGATGAAAAGCTGGTGCTGATCGATTTTGGAGCCGTTAAAACCATTGTTGAGACCTCGATTGCAGAAACGCAGGTGCAAACCCAAGTTAGCCTTCCCGTATACACCACAGGCTATGCTGCTAGCGAACAATGCCTCGGAAAACCAAGATATAACAGTGACTTCTATTCGTTAGGAATCATTGCCATTCAAGCTCTAACTGGAATGCGTCCTTCCCAGTTTGCCCACGATCCCCGGACTTACAGCCTCGTCTGGCGTGAACACGCAAACGTGAGCGACGAGCTTGCGGATGTGATCGAGAAAATGACGCAGTTTCACTTTAACGATCGCTATCAAACCGCCTCAGAGGTATTCGCCGCATTAGCGCAAGTCAAGTCTGCGACCTTTACGCAAGTTCCCCTCTCAAAAATTGGTCGCCCTCCGCGCGCTCGTCGCTCAAAAAAGTCTTTCAAATTTGCGGCGATCGGGCTGGGAGCTGCGTCAATCGTCGGGATTGCTATCTGGGCATTAACGCGCCCCGCTGCAACACCCGTAGTCGAGCAGGCGGCACAACAACTTAGTTTTGGGGAAATCGGACTCAATCCACTTTCACAAACGCCGCTGAAGCAAGCCGCGATCGACAAAATGAGGAGCGGCAATTTTTCTGAAGCGGTGAAGCTCTTCGAGAAAGCACGACGCGCAGATAAATCTGATCCCGAAACCTTAATCTATTTGAACAATGCCCGCATCGGCAACCATCAAGCTCATACCATTGCGGTAGTGATCCCGGTTCGCACTCAACCTCAGTCTTCGATCGAAGTACTACGTGGCGTTGCTCAAGCGCAAGATCGAATCAATCAAAC includes:
- a CDS encoding 2-phosphosulfolactate phosphatase; translation: MNFDQAQFEVRCEWGQQGVLRLAPISDVVIIVDVLSFSTCIEIANRRGAIVFPYQWKDESANAFARSVGAEIAEKRGSGRYSLSPTSLLLIEPGTRLVLPSPNGSSLSRITGTTPTLTGCLRNHQAVAIAAMQYGRRIAVIPAGETWENGSLRPSFEDLIGAGAVINGLNGSRSPEAELAVAAYEGVLRSLNHLIKQCSSGQELIQRGFEQDVELAAEINVSDCVPTLMNGAYTNCIN
- a CDS encoding ABC transporter substrate-binding protein codes for the protein MLGRLLDGRYRIIQALGSGGFGQTYIAEDTRRPGNPRCVLKHLSFSSYDEAILRQVRRMFYAEADTLEKLGKHDQIPQLLAYFEQDHEFYLVQEFIQGHPLSDEITGGHRLSEAQVIELLEDVTRVLDFVHQQGVIHRDLKPENLIRRDRDEKLVLIDFGAVKTIVETSIAETQVQTQVSLPVYTTGYAASEQCLGKPRYNSDFYSLGIIAIQALTGMRPSQFAHDPRTYSLVWREHANVSDELADVIEKMTQFHFNDRYQTASEVFAALAQVKSATFTQVPLSKIGRPPRARRSKKSFKFAAIGLGAASIVGIAIWALTRPAATPVVEQAAQQLSFGEIGLNPLSQTPLKQAAIDKMRSGNFSEAVKLFEKARRADKSDPETLIYLNNARIGNHQAHTIAVVIPVRTQPQSSIEVLRGVAQAQDRINQTKSIKLRVAVAWDDSDPRLASTIATQLVNDPKVLGVIGHGTSDTTYAAGKIYQAGELVAISPVSSAKDLSGFSRYVFRTMPSDELPAKQLAAYLTKRLNKRKVAIFFNSKNRYSRSLTDSFKDALYYGDRGQVVDQIDLSDPAIEIADRVNQARRKGAQAILLAPNSELLDRALLVINANQKRLPILAGDALYSSRILTELGNLAAGMVVAIPAAQTQLQNSPFEQQARSVWGKPAPWRSALGYDAAQAFIAALQKAPTRNGIRAALSTPEFTTIGAVNPVNFTPNGDREMAIVLVRVTPAKSGRFVFRPVMK
- the nfi gene encoding deoxyribonuclease V, with amino-acid sequence MKIEPRHEWALTAEAAIPIQQELRQEVITQDQFGVVQFVAGIDVGFESEGTVTRAAVAVLSYPELKLHESAIARRPTTFPYIPGFLSFREVPAVLDALEQLQTTPDLLLCDGQGLAHPRRFGIACHLGVLTNLPAVGVAKSRLVGTYAEVPNQRGKWVPLLHKGDTIGAVLRTRIGTNPLYISSGHRISLETAIAYVMGCTTKYRLPETTRHAHKLASG
- the xth gene encoding exodeoxyribonuclease III — protein: MKIATWNVNSIRTRLAHVTQWLTDNPIDLLCVQETKVVDELFPHEAIASVGYHAYAFGQKSYNGVALISRSPLQAVDLGFGAILPAEIVGDLDDQKRVISTVLNGVRIVDLYVPNGSAVGSEKYEYKLRWLKVLREYLQTLLQQSPSLLVCGDFNIALEDIDIHNPKGREKQVMATDLEREALRHVLDLGLSDAFRKFTTEGGHYSWWDYRSAGFRRNAGWRIDHHYLTPNLYERAISCVIDRAPRELEQPSDHTPVIVELS
- the gatA gene encoding Asp-tRNA(Asn)/Glu-tRNA(Gln) amidotransferase subunit GatA; translation: MASIRELHQQLIRKERSAVEIVQESLNQIQALEPMLHSFLQVTSDRALEHAKQIDAKIAAGEEIGLLAGIPIGIKDNLCTKGVPTTCASKILQNFVPPYESSVTQKLIDAGAVMVGKTNLDEFAMGGSTETSAYAKTANPWDTSRVPGGSSGGSAAAVAGGECPIALGSDTGGSIRQPASFCGIVGLKPTYGLVSRYGLVAFASSLDQIGPFARSVEDAAILLNAIAGYDPRDSTSLKVDVPDYTQFLTSDLKGKRVGVIKETFGEGLDPEVEKAVNGAIDQLKALGAEVKEISCPRFRYGIAAYYIIAPSEASANLARYDGVKYGARIEEAENLMEMYTRTRSEGFGAEVKRRIMIGTYALSAGYYDAYYLQAQKVRTLIKQDFEAAFEQVDVLVSPTAPTTAFKLGDKSQDPLSMYLIDLMTIPVNLAGLPGMSVPCGFDSQGLPIGLQIVGNVLREDQVFQVASAYERSTDWHTRIPKL
- a CDS encoding FHA domain-containing protein, with the protein product MITLTLLHPDRLTPVQHWTFNDGSTVRVGRSTDNQVVLYSAVVSRYHAEIRRVNSSWELVSLGANGTYYEGKRISQVPIRDGMIFRLARSGPNLQIHLGRPDPALLKRASESTRIPAQAVSNTVAYHGEDDKTQLLQPSKIGLTSKTTMDSSQSSYASANPDPCTIGQYHSIKLLSRGKMGVTYVGQYAGEAVLLKTLHSSWLNHPEALSLFERQAKLLRSLNHPGLPRWRDFFRVDGQPFLVTELIAGRTLFHHILERGKVDLKQAVDWMIEVCEILDYLHAQALPVLHQDIRPSNIICRSHSTSSYQLALVDFGGVRGLSLDKLAATYLAPEQKFGQATVLSDLYAIGTTLSFLISGQPPHLFYRQWQQDYRFSPDLIPGLLPELVEVLYRLTEPNPNDRYQSAREVEAALRSLV